A part of Papilio machaon chromosome 11, ilPapMach1.1, whole genome shotgun sequence genomic DNA contains:
- the LOC106708653 gene encoding MORN repeat-containing protein 5, with the protein MSSDNGRGSSVTEEKRPSQWEELMRKFIEEHKVECKAVSVDIPRVTRSAKEFPTGSRYEGTWDVLGMSGYGLYTFPNGVIYEGEFEDGMFHGRGELRYPCGAVLYGKWTRGVLGEKTLAFADGLEYDEDIWPYCIMPDRRFTIEHNKGLKPAGESYTTPDQPPREIPKGFYDTGDGFYDPETKVVYKADDPTSIVRYPCELEQKWILENCRTNPESTIGPREDLYEEWVLPMTYVPNMQSSMSMSMASFSYRYSMDYGHDSDSVRHKMT; encoded by the exons ATGTCCTCAGACAATGGTAGAGGAAGTTCTGT TACCGAGGAGAAGCGACCGTCGCAGTGGGAGGAGTTGATGAGGAAATTTATTGAAGAGCACAAAGTAGAATGCAA GGCGGTGTCTGTGGATATTCCGCGGGTGACGCGCTCCGCCAAGGAGTTCCCGACGGGCTCCCGCTACGAGGGCACATGGGACGTGCTCGGCATGAGCGGCTACGGACTCTACACTTTTCCTAACG GTGTGATCTACGAAGGCGAGTTTGAAGATGGTATGTTTCATGGTCGGGGTGAGCTACGTTATCCGTGCGGAGCAGTCTTGTACGGCAAGTGGACGCGCGGTGTGTTGGGAGAGAAGACTCTCGCGTTTGCTGATGGTCTGGAATATGACGAAGATATATGGCCGTACTGCATTATGCCTGACCGaag ATTCACCATAGAACACAATAAAGGATTGAAGCCAGCCGGTGAATCTTACACAACACCCGATCAGCCCCCGCGTGAAATACCAAAAGGATTCTACGACACAGGAGACGGATTCTACGATCCCGAAACTAAAGTTGTCTACAAAGCCGATGACCCCACTTCTATTGTCAG ATACCCTTGTGAACTGGAACAGAAATGGATCTTGGAGAACTGTCGCACAAACCCCGAGTCAACAATCGGTCCACGCGAGGACTTATACGAGGAATGGGTCCTGCCCATGACTTACGTGCCCAACATGCAGTCGTCAATGTCCATGTCCATGGCGTCGTTCTCCTATCGGTACAGCATGGACTACGGACATGATTCTGACTCTGTAAGACATAAGATGACTTAG